One part of the Alligator mississippiensis isolate rAllMis1 chromosome 3, rAllMis1, whole genome shotgun sequence genome encodes these proteins:
- the LOC102564834 gene encoding zinc finger protein 474, translating into METTGKKKNLSKNNKTLPSAGEAPTNISTILPSKQVATSSASNLPTVLPAIVTVDSIVKTGTGKRRPGTVILSKRSSTSSMSQSQLKRPVIPPRRPGFKVCYICGREFGSQSLDIHEPKCLEKWHIENEKLPKHLRRPVPSKPQALTGGSYDINATNEVAYQSAQAQLIPCRNCGHSFLPNHLSVHQRSCKSKDSGLGPSCSNTTRSVRGPSSGLAARNNQSSKCEQKGGAAPAIPDKPPVIRRPPTVICYICGREYGTKSIAIHEPQCLKKWHNENDMLPKHLQRPEPKKPEVKSIQAHGFYDLDALNEASWKSAQSQLVPCDICGRTFLPDRLIVHQRSCKPKPAK; encoded by the exons ATGGAAAcaactggaaagaaaaagaatttgAGCAAAAATAATAAAACTCTGCCAAGTGCTGGAGAGGCCCCCACTAATATCTCTACCATCCTGCCTTCAAAACAGGTTGCAACATCCAGTGCGTCAAATCTTCCCACAGTTTTGCCAGCAATAGTGACTGTAGATTCCATAGTAAAAACAGGCACTGGGAAGAGGAGACCAGGCACAGTAATATTATCAAAACGGTCAAGTACTTCAAGCATGTCTCAGAGTCAATTGAAACGACCAGTCATTCCACCAAGGAGACCTGGCTTTAAGGTGTGCTATATCTGTGGGAGAGAATTTGGGTCACAATCTCTGGACATCCATGAGCCCAAATGCTTGGAGAAGTGGCATATTGAAAATGAGAAATTACCAAAGCATCTCAGAAGACCAGTGCCCAGTAAACCTCAGGCTCTAACTGGTGGTTCCTATGATATTAATGCCACAAATGAAGTGGCATACCAAAGTGCTCAGGCCCAGCTTATACCTTGTCGTAACTGTGGACACAGTTTCCTTCCTAACCATCTCTCTGTGCACCAAAGGAGTTGCAAATCAAAGGACAGTGGTCTGGGCCCTTCATGCTCCAATACTACTAGATCTGTGAGAGGTCCTAGCTCTGGCCTTGCAGCACGCAACAATCAATCTAGTAAATGTGAACAAAAaggtggggctgcaccagccataCCAGACAAG ccccctgtgatAAGACGGCCACCAACAGTTATTTGTTACATATGTGGCCGTGAGTATGGAACTAAATCTATTGCCATCCATGAGCCACAATGTCTGAAAAAGTGGCACAATGAGAATGACATGCTACCCAAACATCTACAAAGACCTGAACCCAAAAAGCCAGAAGTCAAATCCATACAAG ccCATGGTTTCTATGATCTTGATGCTTTAAATGAGGCTTCCTGGAAGAGTGCCCAGAGCCAGTTAGTTCCATGTGATATTTGTGGGCGTACCTTCCTGCCAGACAGACTGATCGTCCACCAGCGCTCTTGTAAACCGAAACCAGCAAAATAA